GTCAtgcaatacagtacaatacatattttagtaATAACCCATCAAGTTTAAATGGTAAGGATATTTCTCTTAACAGTGTGAACAGTGTGAGGcattaatttaaaaagtgaGATCCCGGCACAACACATTACTAATCTTGCTACCAGCTGTGTTAATGAGGGAGTACCCACCCTCCTCATCGAGTCCTCCAATGATGTTGTAGACGTAGTAGGGGAAGAACCTCCTGCTGTACAGGATGGTGGACAGCATGGCTGCTACGGCTCCACTGGTCATCGTCTTGTTATTCGAGTGTTTGTACATCTGAGAGACATTATGGCAGGAAATTTAGTCCACTTTCTTTTGGATAGTAAGAAAAACATAAACCTGTGACACTGATTgcatgtataatttttttttttttaagtttaaagtaaaagtaacaacaattaaataaaaacattatgaGGTGGAGTTTCATACTGATACataaatgtgacattattaCAGTGCTGATGGCTGCTTGTGCAATAGGAAGAAGATGTAGCGAGAGAGAAATCAGTAAACTTAGATTACCCCTGAAGACGCAACATGTGAGGGATTTTTGTCTTTGATGTGCTGTGATCAAATTAGCTGTGTCGACACATTCAAACTCCAGCCAAAGTCACAGCATAACACACATCAGAAGTGAACACGAGCTTAACAGAAAGTATGTCTTGGacacagcagtgacagacagacattacTGGTGCAGGCAGAGGCAGGACAGAGTCAGCAAAATGCAGCCGGGAGAAAAAACACCTCCAGAAGTTTGAgcatcacacaaacagagaatGAAAGCAAAAGCCTGACAGAGAAGCTCACCTTTAGTCTGGCATCAATGATTTTAGTCAGAGTCAGGCAGTCGCCGTGGAAACCACTGCAGCCAATGACGGTGGTGTCTGTCCTGTAGACACACAGTTTTTGacaaacagtcattagtaatatggatatgataactaaacagctaaaacagtctCATAAATTCAGAATAATACATCActtcactgtaattcagcctttaaaactgGGCAGACTTCACTTATACTGTTGCAGTATGATGatgtccaaaatcccagatgatatctagtctcatcaGTAACTCATGGATACACGGTGCAGCCGGAGTGAGGAGTGAGCTGAGATATTATGCAGATGTAAATGTCATCAGCAACATTAGGTGAGACCATGACTTTGGCTTCAACACAAACTTTATATGTCAGAGAAGCGATAGAGCAGGGCAAAGTGTGTTATTCTCATATGGAGAGAGCAGTCTGAGGACATTATTGACGAGAGTTAAAGATCAAATAAACTAACATTAAGAAGATATAATGGACATGTAAGGTTTAGttgtttggggaaaaataaGGATTCTGATTGTATCTAATGATCCACCACTTGGACCACATGAATGATGATCCTCTTCCACACTTTTACttcttaaataaatatgtaGACTTAAAATCTGCAGcagtaaagtgtttttttttatatcacttTAGTCAGAGTACAATAAACCAAGCAAGACTTAATGAAGTatatttaataaacaaaatacatcaTTAGGTGTCATACCATGAGTACTGTGTGAAGAACTACATATGTTGGTAAAATTATTTTGCACAACATGAAACTAGAACACACTGTTGGCACTCATTTAGTAAGTGCTTTTAAACCAAACAGTTCCATGTTAATGTGAGAACATGAAATATAGACATTACTCTCCGTCATAAGTGACAACCTTCAGTCTGTGAAGGAGGATAACGGTGCACCACTTACAGCTTGTAGCATTTTGGGGAGTCACGGCTGTGGATCGAGTAGCCTTCGCTGAGACGGGTGTCTGAGGCTACGATGGCGAAGTCTTCCCCAGCAACAGCTAGTACAGTCCTGAAAAGCAACAGAGGGGCTCACATTTTATTAGGGCTGAAAAGATAGGCACATCTCCCAAATCAATACTGTCATGATATTTGGTTGCCAATACGGTGAGTACTGTGATAAAGTACTGCGATTCGATATTATgcttaattgcatttttttgttttatgaattaTCCTGTAGTTTGTAGTTGTAAAGTTTCAGGAAGCTGTGACTCACCAAAAGGTCATGATTGGTCATTTTAcgcagtgatgtcaagtttttaaaaaatggcctTACAACAATGAAATGGCCACAATGGaagggccaacatcatcacacatgaatgaaATTGGCCTCAAGAGTTTCAGCTTTACAGTCAAACTCAAtgtatgcaactccaagactgtttaagCCCCACtatgcagaaaacacatttataggCTACTACATGAAAACCACTGCATGGGATTggcatgaggtgggcatgtctgcagaggggagagccgtggctgcccagagaacccgtTTTCATTcaagatatctggaggtcagaggtcaagggacccacCTGAAAATGGAAATTTACCCTAACCTTGTAACAATATTTAGTCCCCTACTGGACATCCTGGCATGACGTGCCAACTTAGGCTGTGAAGTTTCCTGATACCAGCATCTTTACTTAAAATCtataaaaacacttaaaaaatcCCAAGTAAATCGATTTCCTCCCCCATCCCTGTACTTTATCCTGTTACGTTAGAGAATAAGTGTGTTTCTGAACCGCTAATTAGTTAGCTAGCAGGCGGCTAACAGCAGCCCTGCAGGCTAACTCAACATAAAGGAGCGGAAAccgaaacaaacaaaacatctgtaTTTACGCTCTGCTGTGGAAGTGTttgagcgtttttttttttttattattattagcagagtatatttcaaaaacaaaggGTGGCTCCTcacaaacagaacagagcagctCTGTTATTATTGGTAAATTATCTAGTACCAAGCTAGCTGACGTTAAGGTGAGCTAGCTAACCGGCAGCAGCGGCTCATCCTTACCCTCCGTTGAAAGCGTACGGCGAGAAGCGGTGCTCCACTGGCCCGGTGTAGTGATAATCTTTCATCTTCCCGTTGTCTGCGAAAGCCTGCGTTGAGAGCATCGTTTCTACGATCACAGAAACTTACAGAGTATTCTCAAGATTTGGTCTGTAAACTCGCTGTATCACTGCAATATggcagcttcttcttctttcactttcacaaCATCCGCTTTATCGCGTTGCACGTGTTAGCGGGCGCCCCCCACAGGCCTCATCATGCACAGCAGCTGGTTGACAGTTGGATCGTCTTGCTGGCCTTCGTCTCAGTTGTCtcaaacatacactactcacaaaaagttagggatattcggctttcgggtgaaatttcaggatgaacctaaaatgcattataacctttacaggtgaacttaatgtgaccttctgtaaacttttgaatgcacatgtccaactgttcaatgtttcagtactttttgcacaagttgctgttctctaacaaggagcttaacagcaaaattcacatcaggtgtttgatgctccagctcatcgaggtcgtgtcattagggaacggctgctggagactggggtacctcaaatggagtggcctgcactttctccagacctgaatcccatagaaaacctatgggatcagctgagtcgccgtgtagaggctcggagctctgtaccccagaacctcaatgtcctgagggccgcccttcaagaagagtgggatgccatgcctcagcagacaataagtcgacttgtgaacagcatgagacgtcgttgtcaagctgtaattgatgctcaagggcacatgacaagttattgagacattgacattttttgttgtggtatatccaccactgttgttggcttttgtttcaagaaattgtttgagatgaggaaatcaccagtgtatgcttctacttaaatgccctacttccatgatataatatcactgcagcgtgaactttttatattttccataaatttcacccaaaagccaaatatcccaaactttttgtgagtagtgtatatgtctATGGTCTCCAAGCTCCAATGATCCTGATTCCTGACTCGCCCTTCCTCAGGTGCACCTCCTGATGCAGATTTTATTCACTGAATCAGTGAGGGATAATGGCTTTTGACCTGATTCAACAGCAACAACCAGCGTTAAACACTTGAGACTAGCACTCAGTCAAGAACTTACACAAACTCacttctcattttcattctgaGTGCAGCTTTGccccacacacactgtgcgTAAAGGGGCTGGGTGTTGTGGAATATCTTAGAGGGGTTTGGAGAGGATCTATCAGCTTCATGGAAATCATGTCGGAGGAGTCAATGAATAAATCAAGTCGACATGCACTGAATGGGGAAAGCCTTTTTCCAGGTCacaaaaatctgtatttttttgaatttatatttaaatatgtataaGCAGTTATGCCCTACATTCAATCATCACTCAATCCAAATGCACCCTGAATTATCAGATACTCATTTGTCAGTTTTGTAAACAttaaattttctcattttatcaaATCTGATTACTGAAAAGCCAGGCCAAGGACTCCAAGCAAGATGATGCAGTTAAACGTCACTGTTATCACACTGACAGAATGATTAATGACTTAAACACTTATTTCTCAACCAACAATACAAACATATAATTCAGTACCAGATTGTTACCAGCATTTTCTCAGGTGGGGTTCCTTCAGTCAAGATCTCTAGTGTAATGCTTAACTTCCATTAGTATCTTAACATGAAAGATTACAGAGCACACTTAATTTCAGTGACAGGTGACTGAGTTCATGCCTTATTCTTATGGCCCAGGCATGTTCAGGTAATATCTGTGTAAAAGCTAAAAGGTGAAGAGTAAAGAATGAAACCTGTGATAAGAAGCGATGCTCATAGATTACAGGAATGGAAGGGACAGTACATGACATTTTGAGAAatcaagtcattaaaaaaaaacacacttttattggAAAAAAGGAATTCAGTGACTCTGACATTATTAGCAACAAATATTCCATATACACAGTACATGTCCAGCTGGTTCACTGCAGGATgacaacttcaaaataaaacgaaaaaaaaaaaaaaaaaagccaaaacttCCATCAAACTGATTACAGTTGATTGATCAGAGCGCCTTACAGTGAGTGGATATAGTTGACATATGTTCAGTATAAAAATCAATACTGGATGGATTCTCCAAGAGGAAACCAACGTGTAAAGTGAGACACTTTATTATTCTAGTAGTCGAGAGTTGCATGACAATGCAGCGAGGACGGTTGTCTAAACCGCGGTCTTGGTCCGTCACTGGTCCCCTGGGGCTCGCCAGGGGCCAAAAGCAGAGTCTAATACATAACACAGGGTCACAAGCACCTTCGCtaattttttaacacattttttttttttttttgtttaaataagaTTGTTCTTTACTGACCTGCCTAATTAAATACAaagtaaatacaaatacaaaatgtagCCAGCTGACAAATTGTTATGTTTTcatgatacaaaaaaataattaagtaagaaaaaaa
This DNA window, taken from Myripristis murdjan chromosome 3, fMyrMur1.1, whole genome shotgun sequence, encodes the following:
- the psmb1 gene encoding proteasome subunit beta type-1, producing MLSTQAFADNGKMKDYHYTGPVEHRFSPYAFNGGTVLAVAGEDFAIVASDTRLSEGYSIHSRDSPKCYKLTDTTVIGCSGFHGDCLTLTKIIDARLKMYKHSNNKTMTSGAVAAMLSTILYSRRFFPYYVYNIIGGLDEEGRGAVYSFDPVGSYQRDTYKAGGSASAMLQPLLDNQIGFKNMEGVQHVPLTQEKATQLVKDVFISAAERDVYTGDALRLCIVTKEGIKEETISLRKD